The following proteins are encoded in a genomic region of Blastococcus colisei:
- a CDS encoding glycoside hydrolase family 65 protein — translation MTAPTLDIAPWLVREPHVDPGTLGVAESVFSLSNGYVGIRGTLDEVEPHGMRGTYLSGVYETHPLSYPEGGYGHPDEGQAMLTVADGTPLHLLVDGVPLDVREASPDIHERTLDLRAGTLDRRVRWTAPSGTTLELRTRRIVSLVERSVCAVRYEVRAVDGPAHVVVRSELVGGEVTPTGVDNADPRVAAALDHAFETLAHVRTANGGVLAARTRGSGIGVAAAVGHEIDGGRVSTQIDHQVVTTVAADLPPGGSLTIVKAVAYSWSHDAGPHSLIGQASAAVSSALDLGWDDLVAGQRAVLDELWATADVEVDGDPELQQALRYGVFQLFCSAACISGAPVGAKGLTGMGYSGHTFWDVEGFVLPALTLLHPDAAARLLRWRSATLDVARERAETLGLQGACFAWRTISGREVSAYWPASTAAMHVNADISRAFWLYQNVTADDLDSVGGLDVLVETARLWMSMGHEDAAGGWHLFGMTGPDEYTGIVDDNVFTNLMARRNLLCAADACQRLQARASQLGVDHTETSAWRAAAAAVHVPWDEGLRVHPMNENFTTYREWRFEDKRDSYPVQEHQHYAKFYRRQVLKQADLVQALWWCRDDFTAEEVARDLDYYEARTVRDSSLSAAVQAVACAQAQHPDLALRYLRECALVDLRDVQGDTASGLHLASVGGAWLAFVAGLGGLREDHEDLEIAPLLPTSLSRTAYHVTWRSRLLRVETTQEATTVALLRGDGPVTVVVDGAPLTVTAAAPGRVPLRAPTPLLDEPRQPAGREPRT, via the coding sequence GTGACCGCCCCGACCCTCGACATCGCCCCGTGGCTCGTCCGTGAGCCACACGTGGACCCCGGGACGCTCGGCGTCGCGGAGTCCGTCTTCAGTCTCTCGAACGGGTACGTCGGGATCCGGGGCACGCTGGACGAGGTCGAGCCGCATGGCATGCGCGGCACATACCTGTCCGGGGTCTACGAGACGCATCCGCTGTCCTATCCCGAGGGCGGCTACGGGCACCCCGACGAGGGGCAGGCGATGCTCACCGTCGCCGACGGCACGCCGCTGCACCTGCTCGTCGACGGTGTCCCGCTCGACGTGCGGGAGGCATCCCCGGACATCCACGAGCGCACGCTGGACCTGCGTGCCGGCACGCTCGACCGCCGGGTGCGCTGGACCGCGCCGTCGGGCACGACGCTGGAGCTGCGCACCCGGCGGATCGTCTCCCTCGTGGAACGGTCGGTCTGCGCCGTGCGGTACGAGGTCCGCGCCGTGGACGGGCCGGCGCACGTCGTCGTCCGGTCCGAGCTCGTCGGCGGGGAGGTCACGCCGACGGGCGTGGACAACGCCGACCCGCGCGTCGCCGCGGCCTTGGACCACGCCTTCGAGACGCTCGCCCACGTCCGCACGGCGAACGGTGGCGTCCTCGCGGCACGGACGCGCGGGTCGGGCATCGGTGTCGCCGCCGCCGTCGGCCACGAGATCGACGGCGGGCGGGTGAGTACGCAGATCGACCACCAGGTCGTCACCACGGTCGCCGCCGACCTGCCGCCCGGAGGGAGCCTCACGATCGTCAAGGCCGTCGCGTACAGCTGGTCGCACGACGCCGGGCCGCACTCCCTCATCGGGCAGGCGTCGGCCGCCGTGAGCTCCGCACTCGATCTCGGGTGGGACGACCTGGTCGCCGGTCAGCGGGCCGTCCTCGACGAACTGTGGGCGACGGCGGACGTCGAGGTCGACGGCGACCCCGAGCTCCAGCAGGCGCTGCGCTACGGCGTCTTCCAGCTGTTCTGCTCCGCCGCCTGCATCTCGGGTGCCCCTGTGGGCGCCAAGGGCCTCACGGGCATGGGCTACAGCGGCCACACCTTCTGGGACGTCGAGGGCTTCGTCCTGCCCGCCCTGACGCTGCTGCACCCGGACGCGGCGGCCCGCCTGCTGCGGTGGCGCTCCGCCACGCTCGACGTCGCCCGCGAGCGCGCCGAGACGCTGGGGCTGCAGGGCGCCTGCTTCGCGTGGCGCACGATCAGCGGGCGGGAAGTGTCCGCGTACTGGCCGGCGAGCACGGCGGCGATGCACGTGAACGCCGACATCTCCCGCGCCTTCTGGCTCTACCAGAACGTCACGGCCGATGACCTCGACTCCGTCGGAGGCCTGGACGTGCTCGTCGAGACGGCCCGCCTGTGGATGTCCATGGGTCACGAGGACGCGGCGGGCGGGTGGCACCTGTTCGGCATGACGGGGCCGGACGAGTACACCGGGATCGTCGACGACAACGTCTTCACCAACCTCATGGCCCGGCGCAACCTCCTGTGTGCTGCCGACGCGTGCCAGCGGCTGCAGGCGCGCGCGTCGCAGCTGGGCGTGGACCACACCGAGACCTCCGCCTGGCGGGCCGCGGCGGCAGCGGTGCACGTCCCGTGGGACGAGGGCCTACGGGTGCACCCGATGAACGAGAACTTCACGACCTACCGGGAATGGCGGTTCGAGGACAAGCGCGACTCCTACCCGGTCCAGGAGCACCAGCACTACGCCAAGTTCTACCGGCGGCAGGTGCTCAAGCAGGCCGACCTCGTCCAGGCGCTGTGGTGGTGTCGCGACGACTTCACGGCCGAGGAGGTGGCGCGCGACCTCGACTACTACGAGGCGCGCACCGTCCGGGACTCCTCGCTGTCGGCGGCCGTCCAGGCCGTCGCGTGCGCCCAGGCGCAGCACCCCGATCTCGCCCTGCGCTACCTGCGGGAGTGCGCTCTGGTGGATCTCCGCGACGTCCAGGGAGACACCGCCAGCGGGCTGCACCTGGCCTCGGTAGGAGGAGCGTGGCTGGCGTTCGTCGCCGGTCTCGGTGGGCTGCGGGAGGACCACGAGGACCTCGAGATCGCGCCCCTGCTGCCGACGTCGCTCTCGCGCACCGCCTACCACGTCACCTGGCGCAGCAGGCTGCTCCGCGTCGAGACGACGCAGGAAGCCACCACGGTCGCACTGCTGCGTGGCGACGGGCCGGTGACCGTCGTCGTCGACGGCGCACCCCTGACGGTCACGGCCGCGGCACCCGGCCGCGTGCCGCTCCGTGCGCCGACCCCGTTGCTCGACGAGCCGCGGCAGCCGGCCGGTCGCGAACCGCGCACCTGA